A stretch of the uncultured Desulfobacter sp. genome encodes the following:
- the ispH gene encoding 4-hydroxy-3-methylbut-2-enyl diphosphate reductase, translating into MKISIAKTAGFCMGVRRAVDMVLDASNKAKEPIYTYGPLIHNPQVLEMLESKQIFRMDTIPESGKGIVLIRAHGVPPQDEKALADAGFTVVNATCPRVVRVQKIINKYSKKGFDTIILGDEKHPEVIGLLGYAREKGHTVTNLDQLEALPRFEKAVVVAQTTQNTKIFADIQEWCGNNVPHYEIFNTICDSTEKRQDEVRQMAQTHDAVIVVGGKFSGNTKRLAQVAAETGKPSMHIEQASEIDYSSISHAQHIAITAGASTPNWIINDTCSSVEQAFREKQPGWGKILAVMDVLMKTNILLAAGAACLTLGSAMISRAENPGVSAAIAMFYILSMQIMNNMMTIGSDTYNKPDRAILYKQHKKWLLLVAFLSGAIGLLLAWTRGWGYFTVLIVMMLLGMSYTRTIFPGLTSGRKIYRLKDVPGSKTILIALAWGVVTSLMPGISLKANPGLTLIAFVFATGLSFARTAFMDILAVQGDRIAGRETLPILLGKKKTLKYVHYTLVATMIIPLLLTVIVSPVVCGLALIPAFMFILTIRYKKDSEISANFYEFWFEFPLLLAGIIAVFG; encoded by the coding sequence ATGAAAATTTCAATTGCTAAAACCGCCGGTTTTTGTATGGGCGTCCGCCGGGCGGTGGACATGGTGCTGGATGCCTCAAATAAGGCCAAGGAACCCATTTATACGTATGGACCTTTAATTCATAATCCCCAGGTCCTGGAGATGCTGGAAAGCAAACAAATTTTTCGGATGGACACGATCCCTGAATCTGGAAAAGGTATTGTGCTCATTCGGGCACACGGTGTGCCGCCCCAGGATGAAAAGGCCTTGGCTGATGCCGGATTCACCGTGGTCAATGCCACGTGTCCCCGGGTGGTACGGGTCCAGAAGATTATCAATAAATATTCAAAAAAGGGTTTTGATACCATTATTCTCGGCGATGAAAAACATCCCGAGGTGATCGGCCTTCTAGGATATGCCCGGGAAAAGGGGCATACCGTCACCAATCTGGATCAGCTTGAGGCGCTTCCCAGGTTTGAAAAGGCGGTGGTGGTGGCCCAGACCACGCAGAACACCAAAATTTTTGCCGATATCCAGGAATGGTGCGGCAACAATGTCCCCCATTACGAAATATTTAACACCATCTGCGATTCCACGGAAAAGCGCCAGGATGAAGTCCGGCAGATGGCCCAGACCCATGATGCCGTTATCGTTGTCGGCGGAAAATTTTCCGGAAATACAAAGCGTCTGGCCCAGGTCGCAGCGGAAACCGGTAAACCGTCCATGCACATTGAACAGGCATCGGAGATCGACTATTCATCCATTTCCCATGCACAACATATTGCCATTACTGCAGGGGCTTCTACGCCTAACTGGATTATCAATGACACCTGCAGCAGTGTGGAACAGGCGTTCAGGGAAAAGCAGCCCGGGTGGGGGAAAATTCTGGCCGTGATGGATGTGTTGATGAAAACCAACATTCTTTTGGCTGCAGGTGCCGCTTGCCTTACCCTTGGATCAGCCATGATTTCCAGGGCAGAAAACCCCGGCGTATCTGCGGCCATTGCCATGTTCTATATTCTATCCATGCAGATTATGAATAACATGATGACCATCGGTTCCGATACCTACAACAAACCGGACCGGGCAATCCTTTATAAGCAACATAAAAAATGGCTTTTGCTGGTGGCTTTTTTGTCTGGTGCCATCGGGCTTTTACTTGCGTGGACAAGAGGTTGGGGGTACTTCACTGTACTTATTGTCATGATGTTGTTAGGTATGTCCTATACCCGTACCATTTTTCCTGGGCTTACCTCCGGACGCAAAATATACAGGCTTAAGGATGTTCCGGGATCAAAAACCATTCTTATTGCACTGGCATGGGGTGTTGTCACAAGCCTGATGCCCGGGATCAGCCTTAAAGCGAACCCAGGTCTGACCCTGATCGCTTTTGTGTTTGCCACAGGACTATCTTTTGCCAGAACAGCTTTTATGGATATCCTGGCTGTCCAGGGAGACAGAATTGCAGGCCGGGAGACCCTTCCTATTCTTTTGGGAAAAAAGAAAACCCTTAAATATGTTCATTACACCCTTGTGGCGACAATGATTATTCCTCTACTTTTAACTGTTATAGTGTCGCCCGTTGTCTGCGGCCTTGCCTTGATACCGGCTTTTATGTTTATATTGACTATACGGTATAAAAAAGACAGTGAGATTTCTGCCAATTTTTATGAGTTCTGGTTCGAGTTCCCCTTGCTGCTTGCAGGCATCATTGCTGTTTTCGGCTGA
- a CDS encoding TonB-dependent receptor — MNRYLGKKAVVISLVCFIFGWGTGAGVLPVQAETTSQGKTGQRIEDNDALTREANALFSMSIDDLMHVRIQAGTITGISENKSPVARTVITSRDIALTPARSILDLIEVYVPGATFVNHFNGPRFGIRGVLGDQNYHYLLLVNGKNMNFKAQDGALVEIFNRDLNDIREIEIIRGPGSVTYGPGAIGGIINILTHSADTRPGVNTGIELNTGYRYQTAYASYGRKGKNTDLYLYGSISRSDGEKDTDWFYVDRAHGYGYGFMSDQWGNKGLGSSPPSYLNDFMDKPQIKLYADFSFGDGWRLWGRYTSYSWEKLMEEVEYADGEDFPGFFTQGVAVSLTKKHRFSEQVSMDASLGFDSVSFREIASYQGANEPRDTITQYNNSFSENEIQGELMFHYDANDKYRFALGGVFSHEYWTPEWGKDDDTFIMSMRQPVGFGVYSSESEFYTTYGDGIATVLPHLKSDSFSVLGEANMAFHPLFHMLVSARADKSDYTDWYYSPRFALISSPTKKDTIRAVWQRSIRIPNFPEVYTMEYSGQEAPDPERLVNYELMFEHDFGKLCFNSNVFYNILDEVSWTESGGADVVGELKLFGIEAGLSYETQQDRTGINYSWTRQVAYDPKITVGADLTNPDGDAMSIENYAENRINNFPSHLVKVFWHHGWTQGIWSHVNARFAWGQNQIDLLDEFMDAHNRYGTDASRQEMNDIYDALTSHGYGKPSFTLNASVTWTLPIEPKAVLTVYGMNLISWNHVRYGIQYYETLSRQYPRQATFIKEPLTVGIKLEFNF; from the coding sequence ATGAATCGTTACCTTGGGAAAAAAGCCGTTGTGATTTCTCTGGTGTGCTTCATTTTCGGATGGGGAACCGGTGCAGGCGTATTGCCGGTCCAGGCAGAGACAACATCCCAGGGGAAGACCGGCCAACGCATTGAAGATAACGATGCATTGACCCGGGAAGCAAACGCGCTTTTTTCCATGTCTATAGACGATCTAATGCATGTACGTATCCAAGCAGGTACGATTACCGGTATATCTGAAAACAAATCCCCGGTTGCACGCACTGTGATCACATCCCGGGATATTGCGCTGACGCCTGCCCGCAGTATTCTGGATCTGATTGAAGTCTATGTGCCGGGGGCGACATTCGTAAACCATTTCAACGGCCCCAGATTCGGCATCAGGGGGGTGCTGGGGGATCAGAATTACCACTACCTTCTTCTGGTCAATGGAAAAAACATGAATTTCAAAGCCCAGGACGGGGCCCTGGTTGAAATTTTCAACCGAGACCTCAATGATATCAGGGAAATTGAAATCATCCGGGGGCCGGGATCTGTTACATATGGCCCCGGGGCCATCGGCGGGATCATCAATATTCTCACCCATTCGGCGGATACCCGTCCCGGAGTAAACACAGGAATTGAACTGAATACCGGTTACAGGTATCAAACAGCATATGCATCCTACGGGAGAAAGGGCAAGAACACGGACCTTTATCTCTACGGCAGCATCAGCCGCTCCGACGGGGAAAAAGATACGGACTGGTTTTATGTGGACAGGGCCCATGGGTACGGATACGGGTTTATGTCCGATCAATGGGGGAACAAGGGCCTTGGAAGCAGCCCGCCCTCGTACCTTAACGATTTCATGGATAAGCCCCAGATCAAGCTTTATGCCGATTTTTCATTTGGTGACGGCTGGCGGCTGTGGGGACGCTATACATCTTACAGCTGGGAAAAACTCATGGAGGAAGTTGAATATGCAGACGGTGAAGACTTTCCCGGATTTTTCACCCAGGGTGTGGCCGTATCCCTGACGAAAAAACATCGATTTTCAGAACAGGTGTCCATGGATGCAAGCCTTGGATTCGATTCTGTCTCCTTCAGGGAAATCGCGTCTTACCAGGGCGCCAATGAACCCCGGGATACAATTACCCAGTACAACAACTCTTTTAGTGAAAATGAAATCCAAGGGGAGTTGATGTTCCATTATGATGCCAATGATAAATACCGCTTTGCCCTGGGCGGGGTCTTTTCCCATGAATACTGGACACCTGAGTGGGGAAAAGATGATGACACCTTTATTATGAGCATGCGGCAGCCGGTGGGGTTTGGGGTATACAGCAGCGAGTCCGAATTCTATACCACATACGGGGACGGTATCGCCACGGTGCTTCCCCATCTTAAATCCGACTCCTTTTCTGTTCTCGGGGAAGCAAATATGGCCTTTCATCCCCTGTTTCACATGCTGGTCTCGGCAAGGGCGGATAAAAGCGATTATACGGACTGGTACTATTCCCCGAGATTCGCCTTGATTTCAAGCCCCACAAAAAAGGATACCATCCGCGCCGTATGGCAGCGCTCCATCCGGATTCCCAATTTTCCGGAGGTTTATACAATGGAATACAGCGGCCAGGAAGCACCAGATCCCGAGCGCCTGGTCAATTATGAACTGATGTTTGAGCATGATTTTGGCAAACTGTGCTTTAATTCCAATGTGTTTTACAACATTCTGGATGAAGTCTCATGGACAGAATCCGGCGGGGCGGATGTGGTCGGTGAACTCAAACTGTTCGGAATTGAAGCAGGATTATCCTATGAAACGCAACAAGACCGGACCGGTATCAACTATTCATGGACCCGGCAGGTGGCCTATGACCCAAAGATCACGGTAGGAGCGGACCTCACCAATCCGGACGGAGATGCCATGTCCATTGAAAATTACGCCGAAAACCGTATCAATAATTTCCCCAGCCACCTTGTCAAAGTATTCTGGCACCATGGGTGGACCCAAGGGATTTGGTCCCACGTGAATGCAAGATTTGCCTGGGGGCAGAATCAAATTGACCTGCTCGATGAATTCATGGATGCCCATAACCGGTACGGCACTGATGCGTCACGCCAGGAAATGAACGATATTTACGACGCCTTAACCAGTCACGGATACGGCAAGCCTTCGTTTACCCTGAACGCTTCGGTAACATGGACCCTGCCGATTGAACCAAAGGCTGTGCTGACGGTCTACGGTATGAACCTGATCAGCTGGAACCATGTCCGGTATGGGATTCAGTATTACGAAACCTTGTCCCGGCAGTACCCGCGCCAGGCAACATTTATCAAAGAACCGTTGACTGTGGGGATAAAACTTGAGTTTAACTTTTAA
- a CDS encoding ParA family protein codes for MTQIISIANQKGGVGKTTTAVNLAASLAKLKKKVLLVDCDSQANATTALGVDKPSLEASLYDGLIGETGIEDLLLPTMLKGMTLVPANVDLIGFEVEMMSDPKRQARLKELLVPAVDQFEFVIIDCPPALSLLTLNAFSASDSVVIPLQSEFFALEGLGQLLDTIKRIKNAFNSSLMIKGILLTMFDRRTNLSQNVVDDARQYFKDLVFKTKIPRNVKLGEAPSYGLPVILYDKTSPGAKSYMSFARELLKR; via the coding sequence ATGACTCAGATCATCAGTATTGCCAATCAGAAGGGTGGGGTGGGTAAAACTACCACAGCAGTCAATCTGGCAGCTTCCCTTGCCAAACTGAAAAAAAAAGTGTTGCTTGTGGATTGTGATTCCCAGGCCAATGCCACAACGGCTCTCGGGGTAGATAAACCCAGCCTTGAAGCATCTTTGTATGATGGTTTAATTGGAGAAACCGGGATTGAAGATTTGCTTTTACCCACCATGCTCAAGGGAATGACCTTGGTGCCGGCCAATGTTGATCTCATTGGATTTGAAGTGGAAATGATGTCTGACCCCAAAAGACAGGCTCGGCTCAAGGAGCTTTTGGTGCCCGCAGTTGATCAATTTGAATTTGTTATTATTGATTGTCCGCCGGCGTTGAGTCTTTTAACGCTGAACGCTTTTTCGGCAAGTGATTCTGTTGTCATCCCGTTGCAAAGTGAATTTTTTGCTCTGGAAGGATTAGGGCAGCTTTTGGACACAATCAAGCGAATTAAGAATGCATTTAATTCAAGTTTGATGATCAAGGGTATTTTACTGACAATGTTCGACCGCAGGACCAATTTATCCCAGAATGTGGTGGATGATGCCAGGCAGTATTTCAAAGATCTGGTGTTCAAAACAAAAATTCCCCGTAATGTGAAGCTTGGAGAGGCCCCAAGCTATGGTTTGCCGGTTATTCTTTATGATAAAACATCACCAGGTGCTAAAAGTTATATGTCCTTTGCCAGGGAACTTTTAAAGCGATGA
- a CDS encoding ParB/RepB/Spo0J family partition protein codes for MMNKKRKNTGLGRGISALIPDMEEPEANSDFFFCNVDQLTPNRYQPRTRFSEEELERLTQSIAEQGVLQPLLARKMDGAYELIAGERRLRAARAAGLDQVPVIILNLTDEQVLEVSIIENIQRENLNVLEEAEAYYRLIDEFGYTQEKVAEKIGKNRSTIANLLRLRSLPEEIKEGLIAEQISMGHARALLGAGSIENQLYLFKKVVEKHLSVRETERLVNQAKKQPQKIAKKITADEKKFLEETSSQISSRINSPVFIKKSGSRGRIEIKFSSGSEFNRLVELLSRIS; via the coding sequence ATGATGAATAAGAAACGCAAAAATACCGGTCTCGGTCGTGGTATATCCGCGCTTATTCCGGATATGGAAGAACCCGAAGCCAATTCGGATTTTTTCTTTTGTAATGTTGACCAGTTAACACCTAACCGCTACCAGCCCAGAACCCGGTTCAGTGAAGAGGAACTGGAACGGCTTACCCAGTCCATTGCCGAGCAGGGCGTGCTTCAGCCGCTTTTGGCCAGAAAAATGGACGGTGCCTATGAGCTGATTGCCGGGGAGCGTCGCCTGCGGGCGGCAAGGGCGGCAGGCCTTGACCAGGTGCCGGTCATCATCCTCAATCTGACCGACGAGCAGGTGCTTGAAGTTTCGATTATCGAAAATATCCAAAGAGAAAATCTCAATGTGCTTGAAGAGGCCGAAGCGTATTACCGGCTCATTGACGAGTTTGGATACACCCAGGAAAAAGTGGCTGAGAAAATTGGCAAGAACCGGTCCACCATTGCCAACCTGCTGCGTCTGCGCAGCCTGCCCGAAGAGATTAAAGAGGGGCTGATTGCCGAACAGATAAGCATGGGGCATGCCCGGGCGCTGTTGGGGGCCGGATCCATTGAGAATCAGCTCTATTTGTTCAAAAAGGTCGTGGAAAAGCATTTGTCGGTGCGGGAAACCGAACGGCTGGTCAATCAGGCTAAAAAACAGCCACAGAAAATCGCAAAAAAAATTACTGCGGACGAAAAAAAGTTTTTAGAAGAGACCTCGTCCCAGATATCCTCCCGGATCAATTCTCCGGTCTTCATTAAAAAAAGTGGGAGCCGCGGACGAATTGAGATCAAATTTTCTTCCGGGTCCGAATTTAACCGTCTTGTGGAGTTGCTGAGCAGAATTTCATGA
- the hrpA gene encoding ATP-dependent RNA helicase HrpA, with the protein MSIADQIKRLIPKAMCRDRYKLARALRSKGKPGKGPGNNFLKELLVKAKVSADTRQLRLDNRPQNIRFDPDLPINGKKETIIKAIQDHPVVIISGETGSGKTTQIPKLCIEAGRGISGMIGCTQPRRIAAMTVAKRIAFELNESLGQSVGYKIRFDDHTPDNAYIKLMTDGILLAETQQDRFLNQYDTLIVDEAHERSLNIDFVLGILRGLVKKRRDLKLIITSATIDTEKFSKAFDNAPVIEVSGRMYPVELIYAPIEDDNKNKDGDTTSTPDDQGYVEAAAVQAADLLMRTRTGDILIFMPTEQDIGETMEILKGKNLSGVTILPLFARLSAGEQAKVFTHGPGRKVVISTNVAETSLTIPGIKYVVDTGLARIPSYSPRTRTTALPVSPVSQSSANQRMGRCGRVENGVCIRLYDEDDFNGRPFFTTPEILRSNLAEVILRMIALQLGDVSTFPFIDPPAPKSIKDGFDTLLELNAIAANNARKKTGRKYRLTPSGRLMARLPMDPKLSRILLNAGDTGVLKEAVVITTALTVSDIRQRPADKVQAADQKHAQFKDPASDFITLLNIWNACIDARKRLKSRSALRKWCIENFLSFKRLREWQDIHGQITRMIKEHDIKQTAPSPADPKTADSKTDQFEHGGPLYAAIHKALLHGYLAGIAQKKEKNLFTAAKGRQAVIFPGSGLFNKAGNWIVAAEYVKTSQLFARCVGNIDPAWIEEIGQNLCTRTYSDPHWEKKRGEVVASEQVSLFGLILASGRSVAYGKINPEESGELFIRHALVQEEIFQKFGFMAHNQNLIEEIATLEDKTRQRDILASEDEIYSFYQSRLPKPFFNIRTFAKFIKDKKDDTFLKMTREDLQKTDVDEAVLARFPDTLATDQGEFALDYKFNPGEKTDGVTLKVSSQDAALIRPHQVETLVPGLLREKIAALIKALPKTHRVKLMPIQQRADFIADHLPESDAPLYSKLSKVIREHFNLIIPASAWSDEDLADHLKMRISIRDHKNREIKSLRDLSKLGTFADQRPAPKANAFERAKKAFEKRGIREWNFADIEQEIQLDKGHDSLRKAFPGLCCEQGGDGVTLTLFKTRQAALENHVKGVGRLFEMMFPDDIKALKKDINRTKDLSRFAPYFNDRPTFAAMAYNTMAKTFFQKAIFTQKAFDAHVQTLRPKLYTLGQQAMENIFTVGREYAACFDLLQTLSLAAKNRPVIFDALTAIFNELKNLCPANFLELYDLDRIALLPKNIECLSIRARRWVDNPAKEAQKKELVAPYERKLAHLISTLDPGSSKEKSNAVEEFFWMLEEYKISVYAQELKTRFKISPKRLDKALLDVSTMV; encoded by the coding sequence ATGTCAATTGCAGATCAAATAAAAAGGCTCATTCCCAAGGCCATGTGCCGGGACCGGTATAAGCTGGCCCGTGCCTTGCGCAGCAAAGGTAAACCCGGTAAGGGGCCGGGTAACAATTTTTTAAAAGAGCTTCTGGTAAAAGCCAAAGTCTCGGCAGATACCCGGCAACTGCGTTTAGACAACCGCCCCCAAAACATCCGGTTTGACCCGGACCTGCCCATAAACGGCAAAAAAGAGACCATCATCAAGGCCATCCAAGACCACCCTGTGGTGATCATCTCAGGTGAAACCGGATCCGGCAAAACCACACAGATTCCCAAATTATGCATAGAAGCAGGCCGAGGCATTTCAGGCATGATCGGCTGCACCCAGCCCCGGCGCATTGCCGCCATGACCGTGGCCAAACGCATTGCTTTTGAGCTTAACGAATCTTTGGGACAATCCGTGGGATATAAAATCCGGTTTGATGACCACACACCGGACAACGCTTATATCAAGCTGATGACCGACGGCATTTTGTTGGCCGAAACCCAGCAGGACCGTTTTTTAAACCAGTATGACACCCTGATTGTGGACGAGGCCCACGAGCGCAGTCTCAACATCGATTTTGTTTTAGGTATCCTGCGCGGTCTTGTCAAAAAACGCCGGGATCTTAAACTGATTATCACCAGTGCCACCATTGATACGGAAAAATTTTCCAAGGCCTTTGACAATGCCCCGGTGATTGAGGTTTCGGGCCGAATGTATCCGGTGGAACTGATCTATGCGCCCATTGAAGATGACAATAAAAATAAAGATGGTGATACGACCAGCACCCCGGATGACCAAGGGTATGTAGAGGCAGCTGCCGTACAGGCCGCCGACCTGTTGATGCGTACCCGCACCGGCGATATCCTGATTTTTATGCCCACAGAACAGGATATCGGAGAGACCATGGAAATACTTAAAGGAAAAAATCTTTCCGGGGTGACGATTCTGCCGTTGTTTGCACGCCTGTCTGCTGGAGAACAGGCCAAAGTGTTTACCCACGGTCCCGGCAGAAAGGTCGTGATCTCAACCAATGTAGCCGAAACGTCTTTGACCATCCCCGGCATCAAATATGTGGTGGACACAGGCCTTGCCCGGATCCCCTCCTATTCACCAAGAACCCGGACCACTGCGCTGCCGGTCAGTCCTGTTTCCCAGTCCAGTGCCAACCAGCGCATGGGCCGGTGCGGCCGTGTGGAAAACGGGGTGTGCATAAGGCTTTATGATGAAGATGATTTCAATGGCCGTCCTTTTTTTACAACCCCTGAAATTTTACGTTCCAACCTGGCCGAAGTTATTTTACGCATGATTGCCCTGCAGCTTGGCGATGTCTCCACCTTCCCCTTTATTGACCCGCCTGCGCCTAAAAGCATTAAGGACGGGTTTGACACGCTTTTGGAACTCAATGCCATTGCAGCCAACAATGCCCGAAAAAAAACCGGCAGAAAATACCGCCTCACCCCATCGGGTCGTTTGATGGCCAGGCTGCCCATGGACCCGAAACTGTCACGCATCCTGCTCAACGCAGGAGATACGGGAGTACTCAAAGAAGCCGTCGTTATCACCACGGCCTTGACCGTGTCCGACATCCGCCAGCGACCGGCAGACAAAGTCCAGGCCGCAGACCAGAAACATGCCCAGTTCAAAGACCCGGCATCAGATTTCATTACGTTGCTAAACATCTGGAATGCATGCATAGACGCCAGAAAGCGGCTAAAATCACGCTCAGCCCTTCGCAAATGGTGCATCGAAAATTTTTTATCCTTTAAGCGGTTACGGGAGTGGCAGGATATCCATGGCCAGATTACCCGGATGATCAAAGAGCATGACATCAAACAAACCGCGCCATCGCCGGCAGACCCAAAAACGGCTGATTCTAAGACCGATCAGTTTGAACATGGCGGCCCCTTGTATGCCGCCATCCACAAAGCCCTTCTCCACGGATATCTGGCCGGCATTGCCCAAAAAAAAGAGAAAAATCTTTTCACGGCAGCCAAGGGCAGACAGGCCGTTATCTTTCCGGGTTCAGGCCTGTTCAACAAAGCCGGCAACTGGATCGTGGCGGCCGAATATGTCAAGACCAGCCAGCTTTTTGCCCGGTGTGTGGGAAATATTGACCCGGCCTGGATCGAAGAAATCGGCCAAAACCTTTGCACCCGCACCTACAGCGATCCCCACTGGGAAAAAAAACGCGGGGAGGTCGTGGCATCAGAACAGGTCTCGTTGTTCGGCCTTATCCTTGCAAGCGGCAGATCCGTGGCCTATGGGAAAATTAACCCCGAAGAGTCCGGGGAACTGTTCATCCGCCATGCCCTGGTCCAAGAAGAGATCTTTCAAAAATTCGGATTCATGGCCCACAACCAAAATCTCATTGAAGAGATTGCCACCTTAGAAGACAAAACCCGGCAGCGGGACATTCTTGCTTCTGAGGATGAAATCTATTCGTTCTACCAGTCCCGTCTGCCCAAACCCTTTTTCAACATCCGCACGTTTGCCAAATTTATTAAAGATAAAAAAGATGATACCTTTCTGAAGATGACCCGTGAGGATCTGCAGAAAACCGATGTGGACGAAGCGGTTCTGGCCCGCTTCCCCGACACGCTTGCCACAGACCAGGGGGAGTTTGCCCTGGATTACAAATTCAATCCCGGGGAAAAGACGGACGGTGTGACCCTTAAAGTGTCCAGCCAGGATGCGGCACTTATCCGTCCCCACCAGGTGGAGACCTTGGTGCCCGGGTTGCTCAGAGAAAAGATCGCCGCCTTGATCAAAGCTTTGCCCAAAACCCATCGGGTAAAACTGATGCCCATTCAGCAGCGGGCCGATTTTATTGCCGACCACCTGCCCGAATCGGATGCACCGTTGTATTCAAAATTATCCAAAGTCATCCGCGAACATTTTAACCTTATCATTCCGGCCTCGGCATGGTCGGATGAGGATCTCGCCGACCATTTGAAAATGCGGATATCCATCCGGGACCACAAAAACAGGGAGATCAAATCTTTAAGAGACCTGTCAAAATTAGGAACATTTGCCGACCAGCGCCCTGCCCCCAAGGCCAATGCCTTTGAACGGGCAAAAAAGGCCTTTGAAAAAAGAGGGATTCGGGAATGGAATTTTGCTGACATTGAACAGGAAATTCAGCTCGACAAAGGACATGATAGCCTGCGCAAAGCATTTCCCGGTCTTTGCTGCGAACAAGGCGGTGATGGGGTGACGTTAACCTTGTTCAAAACAAGGCAAGCTGCTTTGGAAAACCATGTCAAAGGGGTGGGCCGCCTGTTTGAAATGATGTTCCCTGATGATATCAAGGCCTTGAAAAAAGATATAAACAGGACCAAAGACTTAAGCCGGTTCGCACCCTACTTTAATGACCGGCCCACCTTTGCCGCCATGGCGTACAATACCATGGCAAAAACCTTTTTCCAAAAGGCAATATTTACACAAAAAGCCTTTGATGCCCATGTACAAACACTGCGCCCAAAGCTGTATACGTTAGGCCAACAAGCCATGGAAAACATTTTCACCGTGGGTCGGGAATACGCCGCCTGTTTTGATCTGCTGCAAACCTTAAGTCTTGCCGCAAAAAACAGGCCTGTAATTTTCGATGCGTTAACGGCAATATTCAATGAGCTGAAAAACCTGTGTCCGGCCAACTTCCTGGAACTATACGATTTAGACCGGATCGCCTTGCTGCCTAAAAATATAGAATGCCTGTCCATCCGTGCCAGGCGCTGGGTGGACAACCCAGCCAAAGAGGCCCAGAAAAAAGAACTTGTCGCACCCTATGAACGCAAACTTGCCCACCTGATTTCAACCCTTGACCCGGGATCTTCAAAGGAAAAGTCCAATGCGGTGGAAGAATTTTTCTGGATGCTGGAAGAATATAAAATCTCGGTGTATGCCCAGGAACTGAAAACCCGGTTTAAAATTTCGCCTAAACGCCTTGATAAGGCGTTGTTAGATGTTTCCACCATGGTATAG
- a CDS encoding YfiR family protein produces MTGRYDRKIKFFGVCLYLCALWVWVPFLCQAQEDRHHEYLLKSAFIERFTRFVQWPLSFDDGVQHPAFVFGALCEPDFCRVLEAAFAEHQIKNRPVKFRRIKTAEDVDGCHLVYIGKTDDSTLAGFITALKSKPVLTVSDTRGYAQKGVHINMFVQQEQIRFEINHKSAVACGLKISHLLLQLAKIVETEKGSSS; encoded by the coding sequence ATGACAGGCAGATATGACAGAAAAATTAAGTTTTTTGGGGTATGCCTGTACCTGTGCGCGTTGTGGGTATGGGTGCCGTTCCTCTGTCAGGCCCAGGAAGACAGGCACCATGAATACCTTTTAAAATCTGCTTTTATTGAGCGGTTTACCCGGTTCGTCCAATGGCCCCTCTCCTTTGACGACGGTGTCCAGCATCCAGCCTTTGTCTTCGGAGCCCTGTGCGAGCCTGATTTTTGCCGGGTGCTTGAGGCGGCCTTTGCCGAGCACCAGATTAAAAATCGGCCGGTAAAATTTCGCCGGATTAAAACGGCCGAGGATGTAGACGGATGCCATCTGGTGTACATCGGCAAGACAGATGATTCAACCCTTGCCGGGTTTATTACCGCCCTGAAGTCAAAACCGGTGCTCACAGTTTCAGACACCAGGGGCTATGCCCAAAAAGGTGTACACATCAATATGTTTGTCCAGCAGGAACAGATCCGTTTCGAGATTAATCATAAATCGGCCGTTGCCTGTGGATTGAAGATCAGTCACCTGCTTCTGCAGCTTGCCAAGATTGTCGAGACCGAAAAAGGGAGCAGCAGCTGA